From the Nodularia sp. NIES-3585 genome, one window contains:
- a CDS encoding TOMM precursor leader peptide-binding protein, which translates to MINKPHFKPCYSVETIEPDQVFLLSEREAVWLSDRLCCRVADLLRDRHSIDEIIDIMQLELLQQNPTPETADFFQNVLNLSIKTQSALFQMEQQGYLVEPDDSLPTHLAIFCNHLNITPTLAAQRLQSTTVAVKTLGSLSPEDFTTILKSQHIQTGDTGDITVVLTDDYLHPQLEAINQQALKSQTPWMLVNPLGTITWIGPIFHPHKTGCWQCLAQRLKDNKPIQRFIQKHKQISLSPPLGFLASTVQTALAMAATEVFKWIIQAQNQPLTGTLLTYDTLTLQTQNHILVQRPQCPSCGEMNNGRENTPLPIVLEHRLKTFTTDGGHRYCSPQETFRKYQHHISPITGIVRELQKIPGNGLTHTYLAKHHFLSIFDNLDNLRQNVGGRSAGKGRTDSQARASGFCEALERYSGVFQGNEIRRKGSYQNMGDKAIHPNACMNFSQQQYEHRQKWNDAKFQGWFQKVPEPFDIEREIDWTPVWSLTHQEFKYLPTAYCYYGYRPSHPPDCWADSNGCAAGNTLEEAILQGFMELVERDCVALWWYNRLPKSQVDLDSFNQPYFHKLKAYYQAINRELWVLDITSDLNIPAFAAISTRTDQEVEDIILGYGTHFDAEIAISRALTEVNQILPNVLSATADGTTQYPPSADPLAIKWWKSATVANQPYLLPNNFGTPKVCADYPQLASDDLLEDVRLCQHILEQNGLEMLVLDQTRPDIGLKVAKVIVPGMRHMWQRLGAGRLYEIPVKMGWLPQPLTEEQLNPYPMWM; encoded by the coding sequence ATGATTAATAAACCCCACTTCAAGCCTTGTTACTCCGTGGAAACCATAGAACCAGACCAAGTATTTCTCTTATCTGAGAGAGAGGCAGTTTGGTTAAGCGATCGCCTTTGTTGTAGAGTAGCGGATTTACTCCGCGATCGCCATAGCATTGACGAAATTATCGACATCATGCAACTGGAACTACTGCAACAAAACCCAACTCCTGAAACTGCCGACTTTTTCCAAAATGTTCTCAACCTCAGTATCAAGACTCAATCTGCCCTATTTCAAATGGAACAACAGGGCTATCTAGTCGAACCAGATGACTCACTACCCACCCACTTAGCCATCTTTTGTAATCATCTCAACATTACTCCCACCCTCGCGGCTCAACGTTTGCAATCAACGACAGTCGCCGTCAAAACCCTAGGTTCTCTGTCTCCCGAAGACTTCACAACCATCCTCAAATCCCAGCATATTCAAACAGGTGATACAGGAGATATCACAGTAGTTTTAACAGACGACTACCTCCACCCTCAGCTAGAAGCAATTAATCAACAAGCATTAAAATCTCAAACTCCCTGGATGCTAGTCAACCCCTTAGGAACAATCACCTGGATAGGCCCCATATTTCATCCCCATAAAACAGGATGTTGGCAATGTCTAGCCCAGCGTTTAAAAGATAACAAACCCATTCAAAGATTTATCCAAAAACATAAACAGATTTCCTTATCTCCTCCTTTAGGTTTCCTCGCATCTACAGTGCAAACAGCATTAGCAATGGCCGCTACAGAAGTGTTTAAGTGGATTATCCAAGCACAAAATCAACCCTTAACAGGAACTCTGCTCACCTATGACACATTAACCCTCCAAACCCAAAACCATATCCTCGTACAGCGTCCCCAATGTCCTAGTTGTGGAGAAATGAATAATGGACGGGAAAACACACCCCTACCCATTGTTTTAGAACACCGCCTGAAAACCTTTACCACAGATGGAGGACATCGTTATTGTTCACCCCAAGAAACTTTCAGAAAATACCAACATCATATTAGTCCCATTACAGGCATTGTCCGAGAACTGCAAAAGATCCCAGGAAATGGGTTAACTCACACATATCTAGCCAAGCATCATTTTCTCAGCATCTTTGATAATTTAGACAACTTACGCCAAAATGTTGGGGGTAGAAGCGCCGGAAAAGGTAGAACTGATAGCCAAGCCAGGGCGAGCGGTTTCTGTGAAGCTCTTGAAAGGTATTCTGGGGTATTTCAGGGAAACGAAATCAGACGCAAAGGCAGTTACCAAAACATGGGGGACAAAGCTATTCACCCTAATGCCTGTATGAACTTCAGCCAACAGCAATACGAACATCGGCAAAAATGGAATGATGCCAAGTTTCAAGGTTGGTTTCAAAAAGTTCCAGAACCATTTGATATCGAAAGAGAAATCGACTGGACACCAGTATGGTCTTTAACTCACCAGGAATTCAAATATCTGCCCACAGCTTACTGCTATTATGGCTATCGCCCATCCCACCCTCCAGACTGTTGGGCAGACTCCAATGGCTGTGCCGCCGGTAATACCCTCGAAGAAGCAATTCTGCAAGGATTTATGGAATTAGTTGAGCGTGATTGTGTCGCCTTGTGGTGGTATAATAGATTGCCAAAATCTCAAGTAGATTTAGATAGTTTTAACCAACCTTATTTTCACAAGCTCAAAGCATATTACCAAGCTATTAACAGAGAATTGTGGGTGTTAGATATTACTAGCGACCTCAATATACCCGCCTTCGCGGCTATTAGTACCCGCACAGATCAAGAAGTAGAAGATATTATCTTAGGCTATGGCACTCATTTTGACGCTGAAATTGCCATTAGTCGCGCTTTAACAGAAGTTAACCAAATTCTGCCCAACGTTTTATCAGCTACAGCAGATGGCACTACCCAATATCCCCCATCCGCCGATCCTCTAGCAATAAAATGGTGGAAATCTGCAACTGTAGCAAATCAACCTTATCTGCTGCCCAATAATTTCGGGACACCCAAAGTTTGTGCCGATTATCCTCAACTAGCCAGTGATGACCTTCTTGAAGATGTCAGGCTTTGTCAACACATCCTTGAGCAGAATGGTCTAGAAATGCTAGTTCTAGATCAAACTCGTCCTGATATTGGACTAAAAGTAGCCAAAGTAATTGTGCCAGGAATGCGCCATATGTGGCAACGCTTAGGTGCTGGAAGGCTTTATGAAATTCCAGTCAAAATGGGTTGGTTACCACAGCCTTTGACAGAAGAGCAACTAAACCCCTATCCCATGTGGATGTAG
- a CDS encoding amidohydrolase family protein, with protein sequence MTEVKNSTGLTMLHGYKIIDADSHVIEPLQIWSKYLASEFQQFAPSADMKIQGEDIVEKISPSVREQGNQQMMQAHPQAYVNGYNAESHLQAMVKMGIDIAFVYPTYGLWLFAIDTMPAEVVGAFTHAYNTWLYEEFCSSAPDRLKGVGAINLHAPEQMVPELYRIANFGWKAVFLRPNPVKGRLLSDPAYEPFWTACEELGIAVSIHEGTHSRLPTVGADRFHTRFAMHACSHPMEQMMAFLALITGGVLERHPRLKVAFLESGCGWLPYWLWRLDEEYDNLHLEVKNHVKLLPSEYFRRQCFVALEPSEPYLSQIIDYIGSDNLIFGSDYPHMDHQPDVVNKVINLEAQLSKTTIQKIVWDNPSRFYNLV encoded by the coding sequence ATGACTGAAGTCAAAAATTCTACAGGTTTAACTATGCTGCATGGATATAAGATTATTGATGCTGATTCCCACGTAATTGAGCCTTTGCAGATATGGTCTAAGTATCTCGCTTCTGAATTTCAGCAATTTGCACCCTCAGCAGACATGAAAATTCAGGGGGAAGACATTGTGGAAAAGATATCCCCATCAGTCAGAGAACAAGGCAATCAGCAAATGATGCAGGCTCACCCCCAGGCTTATGTAAATGGCTACAATGCCGAATCTCACCTGCAAGCAATGGTAAAGATGGGGATTGATATCGCCTTTGTTTATCCAACTTACGGACTGTGGCTTTTTGCCATAGATACCATGCCAGCCGAAGTCGTGGGAGCCTTTACCCATGCTTACAACACTTGGTTATATGAAGAATTTTGTAGCTCTGCTCCAGACAGATTAAAAGGGGTAGGAGCGATTAATCTTCATGCCCCAGAGCAAATGGTTCCAGAATTGTATCGCATCGCCAATTTTGGCTGGAAAGCCGTTTTTTTACGCCCTAACCCCGTTAAAGGGCGACTCTTGAGTGATCCTGCCTACGAGCCATTTTGGACAGCCTGTGAAGAGTTGGGAATAGCCGTCAGCATTCATGAAGGAACCCATAGCCGATTACCAACGGTAGGCGCAGATCGGTTTCATACCCGTTTTGCCATGCACGCTTGTTCTCATCCGATGGAACAGATGATGGCATTCTTGGCTTTGATTACCGGAGGGGTGTTAGAGCGTCACCCACGGCTGAAAGTAGCTTTTCTAGAGTCTGGTTGTGGCTGGCTGCCATATTGGCTCTGGCGACTGGATGAAGAGTATGATAATTTACATTTAGAGGTAAAAAATCATGTGAAATTACTACCATCAGAGTATTTTCGTCGTCAGTGCTTCGTAGCACTTGAACCTTCTGAACCTTACTTAAGTCAAATTATTGACTACATCGGTTCTGATAACTTAATCTTCGGCTCTGATTACCCGCACATGGATCATCAACCAGACGTTGTGAACAAAGTGATAAACCTGGAAGCACAGTTGTCTAAAACAACCATCCAAAAGATTGTTTGGGATAATCCTAGCCGTTTCTACAATTTAGTTTGA
- the glgX gene encoding glycogen debranching protein GlgX codes for MYLCLWPGKPYPLGATWDGKGTNFALFSENATGVELCLFDQQERETRLVLTEISNFTWHCYVPSIVPGQRYGFRVHGPFNPQQGHRFNPNKLLIDPYAKAIDGEIGFGEEIFGYRWDDPQEDLGFSELDDAHLVPKAVVVDESFDWEGDELLQTPWHETVIYETHVKGFTKLHTEIPAKLRGTYAGLAHPASISHLQSLGVTAVELMPIHHYLAYPRHLYDTGLRNYWGYDSICYLAPYHGYSANSGHGQQVKEFKQMVKALHKAGMEVILDVVYNHTGEGNNLGPTLSLRGIDNKSYYRLVDGNARYYMDFTGCGNSLNVRHPQVLKLIMDSLRYWVLEMHVDGFRFDLASALARELYAVDRLAAFFDIIHQDPVLAEVKLIAEPWDVGEGGYQVGEFPLLWSEWNGRYRDTVRDFWRGEDSSLAEFAYRFTGSSDLYQLNGRNPSASINFITAHDGFTLNDLVSYNHKHNEANEENSRDGENHNRSWNCGAEGETDDPVVRKLRKQQRRNFLATLMLSQGVPMLVMGDEMGRTQGGNNNPYCQDNEVSWLDWDLPEENEALLDFTRQLIDFRRKHPVFRRRKWFQGRAIHGSGVHDIGWFNPDGTQMTEEQWNKGFTKAIGIFMNGEEIATPGPRGERIMDDSFLWFFNAHHEMLEFVIPKGLQSWEWLTVIDTTKPRFVQRGKRYIDDKPIPVAGRSLVVLQRLGRALFEDEE; via the coding sequence ATGTATCTCTGTCTCTGGCCTGGTAAACCCTATCCTTTAGGAGCAACTTGGGATGGTAAAGGCACTAACTTTGCGCTATTTTCGGAAAATGCTACAGGAGTTGAATTGTGCCTGTTTGACCAGCAAGAGCGAGAAACTAGACTAGTTCTCACAGAAATTAGTAACTTCACTTGGCATTGTTACGTCCCTTCTATTGTCCCTGGTCAGCGATACGGATTTAGGGTACACGGCCCCTTTAACCCCCAACAAGGGCATCGCTTTAACCCTAATAAGCTGCTTATAGACCCTTACGCCAAGGCAATTGACGGTGAAATTGGTTTTGGGGAAGAAATTTTTGGTTATCGCTGGGATGACCCTCAAGAAGATTTGGGATTTTCGGAACTAGATGACGCGCACCTCGTACCAAAAGCGGTGGTAGTGGATGAGTCCTTTGACTGGGAAGGGGATGAACTGCTGCAAACCCCTTGGCACGAAACGGTAATTTATGAAACCCACGTCAAAGGTTTTACCAAACTACACACAGAAATTCCTGCCAAGCTGCGAGGAACCTATGCTGGACTGGCTCATCCCGCTAGTATTTCCCATCTTCAGTCTCTGGGTGTAACGGCTGTGGAATTGATGCCTATCCATCATTATCTGGCATATCCGCGACACTTGTACGATACAGGGCTGAGAAATTATTGGGGTTATGACTCTATTTGCTATTTGGCTCCCTACCACGGCTACAGTGCCAATTCTGGTCATGGACAGCAGGTGAAAGAGTTTAAGCAGATGGTAAAGGCACTACACAAAGCCGGAATGGAGGTGATTTTAGATGTGGTTTACAACCATACAGGGGAAGGTAATAATTTAGGGCCAACCTTATCTCTGCGGGGTATAGATAATAAATCTTATTATCGCCTAGTGGATGGTAATGCTCGTTATTATATGGACTTCACCGGCTGCGGAAACTCATTGAATGTCCGCCATCCCCAGGTGCTGAAACTAATTATGGATAGTCTGCGCTACTGGGTGCTGGAAATGCACGTTGATGGTTTTCGTTTTGACTTAGCCTCGGCTCTGGCGCGGGAACTCTACGCAGTTGACCGGCTGGCAGCTTTCTTTGATATTATTCACCAAGACCCGGTTTTAGCTGAGGTAAAATTGATTGCCGAACCTTGGGATGTAGGTGAAGGTGGCTATCAAGTAGGTGAATTTCCTCTGCTGTGGTCGGAATGGAATGGTAGGTATAGAGATACTGTGCGAGACTTCTGGCGCGGCGAAGATAGTAGTTTGGCAGAGTTTGCCTATCGGTTTACGGGTAGTTCTGACTTGTATCAGTTAAACGGACGCAATCCTAGCGCTAGTATTAACTTTATCACAGCCCACGATGGTTTTACTCTCAATGATTTAGTGAGTTACAACCACAAGCATAATGAGGCGAATGAGGAAAATAGTAGAGATGGGGAAAATCATAATCGCTCTTGGAACTGTGGCGCAGAAGGGGAAACTGATGATCCGGTAGTCAGAAAGTTGCGGAAACAGCAACGGCGAAACTTTCTCGCTACTTTAATGCTTTCCCAAGGTGTACCGATGCTGGTGATGGGTGACGAAATGGGGCGAACTCAAGGAGGTAACAATAACCCCTACTGTCAAGATAATGAAGTTTCCTGGTTAGACTGGGATTTACCAGAAGAAAATGAGGCGCTATTAGATTTCACGCGTCAGCTGATTGACTTTCGCCGCAAGCATCCAGTTTTTCGCAGACGCAAGTGGTTCCAAGGTAGAGCTATCCACGGTTCAGGGGTACATGATATTGGTTGGTTCAATCCCGATGGGACGCAGATGACAGAAGAACAGTGGAATAAAGGTTTTACTAAGGCGATTGGGATCTTTATGAATGGTGAAGAAATAGCCACCCCTGGGCCACGGGGGGAACGAATTATGGATGATTCCTTCTTGTGGTTCTTTAACGCTCACCATGAGATGTTGGAGTTCGTTATTCCTAAAGGGTTACAGAGTTGGGAGTGGCTGACGGTGATTGATACAACTAAGCCGCGCTTTGTCCAACGGGGCAAACGTTACATTGATGATAAACCAATTCCAGTGGCAGGGCGATCGCTTGTGGTTTTACAGCGTTTGGGTAGAGCTTTATTTGAGGATGAAGAATAA
- a CDS encoding alpha/beta fold hydrolase → MPLRQTLSKPDIELSYLEWNQGEEPLLLLHGLADNALVWSGLGDDLAADYHIIAPDMRGHGESSKPEDDYSFESAIADLEALMDHLGWSSAHVVSHSWTGKLAAIWARTNPARLRSMVLVDPIFIWKMPSLLRLTFPLLYRYLSFLKGMGPFASYAEAEAQARQLKQYEGWTTLQQQVFQAGIEQKLDGSWGSKFTIAARDRIFSDVMCVPGFIYPVDTPALFVQPEAGLNRQNWQIKPYKTHLKNFRLCQVPGNHWPFLTQPEAFNRTVAAFLAECK, encoded by the coding sequence ATGCCTTTACGTCAAACTTTATCGAAACCTGATATCGAACTTTCCTATTTAGAGTGGAACCAAGGTGAAGAACCTTTACTGCTGTTACACGGTTTAGCTGATAATGCCCTGGTCTGGTCTGGCTTGGGAGATGACCTAGCTGCGGACTATCATATAATTGCGCCAGATATGCGTGGTCATGGTGAAAGCAGTAAGCCAGAAGATGATTATAGCTTTGAAAGTGCGATCGCTGACCTGGAAGCGCTGATGGATCATCTGGGATGGTCTTCTGCACACGTTGTCAGTCACTCCTGGACTGGCAAACTAGCCGCTATCTGGGCGAGAACAAATCCAGCCCGTTTACGCAGTATGGTACTGGTTGACCCGATTTTTATTTGGAAAATGCCTAGCTTATTGCGGTTAACTTTTCCCCTGCTATACCGTTACTTATCTTTTCTCAAAGGTATGGGTCCTTTTGCTAGTTACGCAGAAGCCGAAGCACAGGCGCGTCAGTTAAAGCAATATGAGGGATGGACTACCTTACAACAGCAAGTATTTCAAGCCGGAATTGAACAAAAACTTGATGGTAGTTGGGGTAGTAAATTTACTATAGCTGCCCGCGATCGCATTTTTTCAGACGTGATGTGTGTACCCGGTTTTATTTACCCTGTTGATACCCCGGCGTTGTTCGTACAGCCAGAAGCAGGTCTCAACCGTCAAAATTGGCAAATCAAACCTTACAAAACCCACCTGAAAAATTTTCGTCTTTGCCAAGTTCCTGGAAATCATTGGCCATTTTTGACTCAACCTGAAGCATTTAACCGGACTGTAGCAGCATTCTTAGCAGAATGTAAATAA
- a CDS encoding substrate-binding domain-containing protein — MVKQDELRNKLKQTRIRLGMSQQDLANLANVTRQTISGVESGQYAPSTTIALRLAKALGCQVEDLFWLEQDLPEIEAVPAYNVPLGQRLRLILAQVGNQWIAHPLIGQDAFRTEMIPADGEGDRLPGTNTMVVKLLDDPGNLHQTVILAGCAPALSLWARAAERWHPNLRVHWTLDNSMTALHRLRRGEVHFAGMHLYDPHTGEYNTPFVRSVLKDTAAVLINLGVWEEGMLTQPNNPLGLKTIADLAQPGVTIANREAGSGSRQVLERSLQDASIPFTAVKGFDHIVNGHLEVAQAVATGKVSSGISTASVAAAFGLEFIPLQQSRYDLAVLKPYLDEAPVQKLLGTLGHRRVLSQLEAIGGYNTSQTGEVVATIEPSTVIRNS; from the coding sequence GTGGTAAAACAGGACGAACTTCGCAACAAATTAAAGCAAACGAGAATCCGCTTGGGTATGAGTCAGCAAGATTTGGCTAACTTGGCTAATGTTACCCGGCAAACTATTAGCGGTGTCGAGTCGGGACAATATGCACCATCCACTACCATAGCCCTACGGTTGGCAAAAGCCCTGGGTTGTCAAGTGGAAGATTTATTTTGGTTAGAGCAGGATTTACCAGAAATAGAAGCTGTTCCAGCCTATAATGTGCCATTAGGTCAGCGTCTGCGGCTGATTTTGGCTCAAGTTGGCAATCAATGGATTGCTCATCCCTTAATTGGTCAAGATGCTTTTCGTACAGAGATGATACCAGCTGATGGCGAAGGCGATCGCTTGCCCGGTACAAATACAATGGTGGTCAAGTTACTCGATGATCCTGGGAATCTGCATCAAACAGTGATTTTGGCAGGTTGTGCGCCGGCTTTATCCTTATGGGCGCGTGCCGCTGAACGTTGGCATCCTAACCTCAGAGTACATTGGACTTTAGATAACAGTATGACGGCATTGCATCGACTGCGCCGGGGAGAAGTTCACTTTGCCGGGATGCATCTGTATGATCCTCACACTGGAGAATATAACACTCCCTTTGTACGTTCGGTTCTCAAAGATACGGCGGCTGTATTAATTAATCTGGGCGTATGGGAAGAGGGAATGCTAACTCAGCCAAATAATCCCCTGGGATTGAAAACTATTGCAGACTTAGCACAACCAGGTGTCACCATTGCCAACCGCGAAGCAGGTTCAGGTAGTCGCCAAGTCTTAGAGCGATCGCTCCAAGATGCAAGTATACCATTTACCGCCGTCAAGGGATTTGACCACATTGTAAACGGACATCTAGAAGTAGCCCAAGCAGTAGCCACAGGCAAAGTATCATCTGGCATCAGCACTGCATCTGTAGCCGCCGCCTTCGGGTTAGAATTCATCCCCTTACAACAATCACGATACGACTTAGCAGTTCTCAAGCCATACCTAGATGAAGCCCCTGTACAAAAACTACTTGGCACTTTAGGACATCGGCGAGTCCTCTCACAGCTAGAGGCTATAGGTGGTTATAATACCAGTCAAACTGGGGAAGTAGTAGCCACAATTGAGCCTAGTACAGTAATTCGTAATTCTTAA
- a CDS encoding HAD family phosphatase produces the protein MLTSIKALNVLSSYRAVIFDMDGLLFDTESIARWAWKQALKDHGYIMNDDLYMEFVGRDLTWREKLLKKIYGDSLPFESVTVQRIEIGDERELREGLPMKPGVLDLLYRLSNLGVIIGLATGTARTRAIRRLTNAGINQYFTTIVTSEDVAEGKPAPDIFLEVSRRLNIDPVQCVVFEDSFVGVEAAFQAGMCPIMVPDIEQPSIEIRGLAYRVLDSLEQARELLAELFGEPIKN, from the coding sequence ATGTTGACAAGCATCAAGGCATTGAATGTGTTATCAAGTTACCGAGCCGTAATTTTTGATATGGATGGTCTGCTTTTTGATACGGAAAGTATTGCGCGATGGGCTTGGAAACAAGCTCTCAAAGATCATGGTTATATAATGAACGACGATTTATATATGGAGTTTGTTGGGCGAGACTTGACATGGCGGGAAAAGTTACTCAAAAAAATCTATGGGGACAGTCTGCCATTTGAGTCTGTGACAGTCCAACGCATCGAAATTGGTGATGAACGAGAATTGCGAGAAGGTCTACCAATGAAACCAGGGGTTTTAGATTTGCTTTATAGACTCAGTAATCTAGGTGTAATCATTGGATTAGCCACAGGTACGGCTCGAACTAGAGCTATTCGACGTTTAACCAACGCGGGGATTAATCAATATTTCACCACAATTGTGACGAGTGAAGATGTTGCTGAGGGTAAACCTGCACCAGATATTTTTCTGGAAGTCAGCCGCCGCCTGAATATTGATCCTGTGCAGTGTGTGGTTTTTGAGGACTCATTTGTGGGTGTGGAAGCAGCTTTTCAGGCGGGGATGTGTCCAATTATGGTTCCCGATATCGAACAGCCGTCTATTGAAATTAGAGGTTTGGCTTATCGGGTGTTGGACTCTCTGGAGCAAGCTAGGGAATTATTAGCAGAACTATTTGGAGAACCAATCAAAAATTAA